The following proteins come from a genomic window of Acetivibrio cellulolyticus CD2:
- a CDS encoding putative glycoside hydrolase, with amino-acid sequence MKNKLNSKVLFIVIMCITASIVFVGCKKVIKNSDTDNGNKVAATTSPVPQPSQMASAQPEPSPEPFKAKALFLSSWPLSNKSTVDHFVNLAKTTEINSYVIDIKDDTGYVSYPSEVPLVKEKKTYQKRFKIEEVVKEFKDNEIHVIGRIVCFKDPVISKKMPEWAVKNTSGGLLIHNGMTWVNAYNKDAWKYNVDIAKEALSKGVDEIQFDYVRFPDGNKSKMVFPGSGDKKLYEGIDEFLAYARSEMPDSTISADVFGIICESPNDTEKIGQYLEYVGKDVDYICPMVYPSHYYAGQTINKVVFPKPDMDPYNVVYNTLVKAKSRISKVSDYRAKVRPYLQDFTATWLGSGNYKKYGADDVRQQIKAVYDAGYDEWILWNSTVKYSEDALEKE; translated from the coding sequence ATGAAAAACAAACTAAATTCCAAGGTCCTATTTATAGTGATTATGTGTATTACAGCATCGATTGTTTTTGTAGGTTGTAAAAAGGTTATAAAGAATTCTGATACCGATAATGGTAACAAAGTTGCAGCTACTACCTCACCAGTTCCGCAGCCATCCCAAATGGCATCTGCGCAGCCGGAGCCATCACCTGAACCTTTTAAGGCTAAGGCTCTGTTTCTGTCTTCATGGCCCCTAAGCAATAAAAGTACTGTTGATCATTTTGTAAATCTGGCAAAAACAACAGAAATAAATTCCTATGTTATTGATATAAAGGATGACACAGGCTATGTCAGTTACCCGTCGGAAGTACCACTTGTTAAAGAGAAAAAGACTTATCAAAAAAGATTCAAAATAGAAGAAGTAGTTAAGGAATTTAAGGATAATGAAATCCATGTCATTGGAAGGATTGTATGTTTTAAAGATCCGGTTATATCAAAAAAGATGCCGGAATGGGCAGTTAAAAACACATCAGGGGGTCTTCTAATCCATAATGGTATGACCTGGGTTAATGCGTATAATAAAGATGCATGGAAATATAATGTTGATATAGCTAAGGAAGCACTGTCAAAGGGAGTAGATGAAATACAGTTCGACTATGTCCGCTTTCCTGACGGAAACAAGTCTAAAATGGTATTTCCAGGTTCAGGCGATAAAAAACTCTATGAAGGAATCGATGAATTTCTTGCATACGCTAGAAGTGAAATGCCCGATAGTACTATATCTGCAGATGTATTTGGAATAATATGCGAGAGCCCTAATGATACGGAAAAAATAGGCCAATATCTTGAGTACGTAGGAAAAGACGTTGATTATATATGCCCGATGGTATATCCATCACACTATTATGCAGGACAGACAATAAATAAGGTGGTATTCCCAAAACCTGACATGGACCCTTATAACGTTGTGTATAATACGTTAGTAAAAGCAAAATCTAGAATTTCAAAGGTCTCAGATTACAGAGCAAAAGTGAGACCATATTTGCAAGACTTCACTGCTACATGGCTTGGTTCAGGTAACTACAAAAAATACGGTGCCGATGATGTAAGACAGCAAATCAAAGCAGTTTACGATGCCGGTTATGATGAATGGATTTTATGGAATTCAACTGTTAAGTATTCTGAAGATGCGCTGGAAAAAGAGTAA
- a CDS encoding radical SAM/SPASM domain-containing protein — translation MILAKNNIIVKIQNSKTPEYAILNPVSGNFDLMDQHDYNLYQKINEGGNPDNKFSSYLLERGYAFKKKDELNASIDKAYEEFKNEIGQSHIQLMLVPTYGCNLACTYCFQHGLKEGPSLISKETVDAFFEYAKANFSEAAVKPFITLFGGEPLVNSPAQKSITQYIIDKTAAEGYEFAAVTNGYDFMEYVDILKKVRIKEIQFTLDGSKEIHDTRRATANKKGTFDKIIQGIEAAVNNKIPVNLRSVVDMENIKDIVNLAEFLDKKGWLDLPPELFKTQIGRNYELFDCYAKPQHLMTQIQLWGEFASLSKSNPILAKFHRPDFKGIRHLVDTGELYMSSFDTCPACKTEWVFDLYGKIYGCTASCGREEYLLGTYWPQIELNIDAIKTWQTRDVKSISKCSDCKYDVICGGGCGVVAANQNDGNVHSPDCRPIYELLETGINYYIDNIRKMAIGNEREEPKIKVSCCTDTHRKHLTNGRNW, via the coding sequence ATGATTCTTGCCAAAAACAATATTATTGTTAAAATACAAAATTCAAAAACCCCAGAATATGCTATTTTAAACCCTGTTTCGGGCAATTTTGATCTCATGGACCAACATGATTACAACCTTTATCAAAAAATAAATGAAGGTGGAAATCCAGATAATAAATTCTCCTCTTACCTTCTAGAACGTGGGTATGCTTTCAAAAAGAAGGATGAGCTGAATGCATCAATTGATAAGGCATATGAGGAATTCAAAAATGAGATTGGCCAATCCCATATTCAACTGATGCTTGTCCCAACGTATGGCTGTAATCTTGCCTGTACCTATTGCTTTCAGCATGGCCTCAAAGAAGGACCTTCATTAATCTCAAAGGAAACTGTAGATGCTTTTTTTGAATATGCAAAGGCAAATTTTTCAGAGGCAGCCGTAAAGCCCTTTATAACTTTATTCGGTGGTGAGCCTCTTGTAAATTCCCCTGCACAGAAGAGCATAACTCAATATATCATTGACAAAACCGCTGCGGAAGGTTATGAATTTGCGGCAGTAACAAACGGATATGATTTCATGGAATATGTCGATATTCTCAAAAAAGTCAGGATTAAGGAAATTCAGTTTACACTTGACGGAAGCAAAGAAATTCATGACACCAGACGTGCAACTGCCAACAAAAAAGGAACCTTCGACAAAATAATTCAAGGAATTGAAGCCGCTGTAAATAATAAAATACCGGTAAACCTGCGTTCCGTTGTGGATATGGAAAATATCAAAGATATCGTAAACCTTGCTGAATTTCTTGATAAAAAGGGCTGGCTGGACCTGCCGCCTGAGCTTTTTAAAACCCAGATAGGCAGAAACTATGAGCTATTCGACTGTTATGCAAAACCCCAGCATCTTATGACACAGATACAACTGTGGGGGGAGTTTGCTTCTTTAAGCAAGTCCAACCCTATCCTCGCCAAATTTCACAGACCTGATTTCAAGGGTATACGTCACCTGGTAGATACAGGCGAATTATATATGTCAAGCTTTGATACATGCCCTGCATGCAAAACCGAGTGGGTATTTGACCTTTACGGCAAAATATACGGATGTACTGCCAGCTGCGGACGCGAAGAATATCTATTAGGAACCTACTGGCCTCAAATAGAACTGAATATTGATGCAATAAAAACCTGGCAGACAAGAGATGTAAAAAGCATCTCAAAATGCAGTGACTGCAAATATGATGTTATTTGCGGAGGAGGCTGCGGAGTAGTTGCTGCTAATCAAAACGACGGAAATGTTCATTCTCCTGACTGTCGCCCCATTTATGAGCTTTTGGAAACAGGAATTAACTATTATATTGATAACATACGTAAAATGGCTATAGGAAATGAGAGAGAAGAACCTAAAATAAAAGTAAGCTGCTGTACAGACACTCATAGGAAGCATTTAACCAACGGGAGGAATTGGTAA
- the trxB gene encoding thioredoxin-disulfide reductase, whose translation MSEKILHINSDEFESIVTKSDIPVIVDFYSEDCAPCEVLAPIYEKMAEKYGGHIKFVKILRQANRNFAKSLNVSSSPTVLFYKNGKEVGTRLNGFMNKPQVRQAIEEILGDVIPKEDMKRVDCDVLILGAGAAGLSAAIYASRANMNTVIIDESVPGGQTASTYHVANYPGTPGVVRGKEIINNMREQAKSFRARIDDLKEIAQVNLNDKIKYVRTEDTEYYAKALIIASGAKPRALPAEQADEFKGRGVHYCATCDGSMYQDRKIVVVGGGNSAVEEAVFLTKFASHVTIIHQFDNFQASKTAQEEAFKNPKIDIIWDSEVRKVNGQGHALTSVVIENLKTKELSEVPTEGAFVYIGTEPMSKMYEGQLEIDKWGYIVAAEDTKTSIDGVFAAGDIRTKLIRQVVTAASDGAIAGIMAERYVVSNKS comes from the coding sequence ATGAGTGAAAAAATACTGCATATTAACTCGGATGAATTTGAAAGTATAGTTACAAAAAGCGACATTCCGGTCATTGTGGACTTCTATTCGGAAGATTGCGCTCCATGTGAAGTATTAGCCCCTATTTATGAAAAAATGGCTGAAAAATATGGAGGTCATATAAAGTTTGTAAAAATTCTGCGTCAAGCAAACCGCAATTTTGCTAAAAGTCTTAACGTTTCAAGCAGTCCAACCGTTCTTTTCTACAAAAACGGTAAGGAAGTTGGCACAAGATTAAATGGCTTTATGAACAAACCCCAGGTTCGACAGGCAATTGAAGAAATTCTTGGCGATGTTATTCCAAAGGAAGATATGAAACGCGTGGACTGCGATGTTCTTATTCTTGGTGCAGGTGCTGCCGGACTTTCAGCCGCAATATATGCCTCAAGGGCAAATATGAATACTGTAATTATTGACGAAAGTGTACCCGGAGGGCAAACAGCTTCAACCTATCATGTAGCAAATTATCCAGGTACGCCAGGCGTCGTAAGAGGAAAGGAAATTATCAATAATATGCGGGAACAGGCAAAATCCTTCCGCGCAAGAATTGACGATCTGAAAGAGATTGCCCAAGTAAATCTAAATGATAAAATAAAATATGTTCGTACAGAAGATACCGAATATTATGCTAAAGCTTTAATAATTGCTTCCGGAGCAAAGCCACGGGCTCTCCCTGCCGAGCAAGCTGATGAATTCAAAGGCCGCGGAGTACATTATTGCGCAACATGTGACGGTTCCATGTACCAGGACAGAAAAATCGTAGTTGTGGGGGGAGGAAATTCAGCGGTTGAAGAAGCTGTATTCCTTACAAAGTTTGCTTCCCATGTCACTATCATTCACCAGTTCGACAATTTTCAGGCATCAAAAACAGCCCAGGAAGAGGCTTTCAAGAACCCGAAAATTGATATTATCTGGGATTCTGAGGTACGAAAAGTAAATGGACAGGGACATGCACTTACCAGTGTAGTTATAGAAAATCTGAAAACAAAGGAACTATCCGAAGTACCTACCGAAGGAGCTTTTGTATATATTGGAACCGAACCAATGTCAAAAATGTATGAAGGACAGTTGGAAATTGACAAATGGGGTTATATCGTAGCCGCTGAAGATACTAAAACCAGTATTGATGGAGTATTTGCAGCAGGTGACATAAGGACAAAACTCATTCGTCAGGTGGTCACAGCAGCATCTGATGGAGCTATAGCAGGAATCATGGCCGAAAGATATGTAGTAAGCAACAAATCATGA
- a CDS encoding iron-sulfur cluster carrier protein MrpORP, whose amino-acid sequence MNDNGCNCESTDCGSSCSSGSCGSKQTSFIEKTHELNSIKKVIGVVSGKGGVGKSLVTSTLAVMMRRKGYKVGILDADITGPSIPKMFGITKKAEGSEFGIYPQKTHNDINVMSVNLLLEKDDSPVIWRGPVIAGTVKQFWTDVIWGDIDYLFLDMPPGTGDVPLTVFQSIPLDGIVIVTSPQDLVSLIVKKAYNMAKAMNIPILGVVENMSYLKCPDCGTEIKLFGESKIDAIADNLGVKVLGKMPIDPAVAELSDKGEIEKLNNEYLAEAASFIEKSMNLKREENKSMKIAIATEGSNVSGHFGKCENFTIAEIENSIIKSKVVVNTQGNQHGLLPGFLASHNVNVVIAGGMGEGARQNLVSNGIEIISGVSGNIDEAIEAFLDGSLKSNDVGCSGHEHSHGQNNGESGCNCGHH is encoded by the coding sequence ATGAATGACAATGGTTGTAATTGTGAAAGCACAGATTGTGGCAGCTCTTGCTCATCTGGGAGCTGCGGAAGTAAACAGACGAGCTTTATTGAAAAAACTCATGAGCTTAACTCTATAAAAAAGGTAATAGGAGTTGTAAGCGGTAAGGGTGGTGTTGGGAAGTCACTTGTAACATCCACTTTGGCAGTAATGATGCGTAGGAAGGGTTATAAGGTTGGTATATTAGATGCTGATATTACCGGACCATCCATACCTAAAATGTTTGGTATAACAAAAAAAGCTGAAGGCAGCGAGTTTGGAATCTATCCTCAAAAAACACATAATGATATCAATGTAATGTCGGTAAATCTTCTCCTTGAGAAAGACGATTCGCCGGTTATTTGGAGAGGACCTGTTATTGCAGGAACAGTAAAACAATTCTGGACAGATGTTATATGGGGAGATATTGATTATTTATTCCTGGATATGCCGCCGGGCACAGGGGATGTTCCGCTTACGGTATTTCAATCTATACCGCTGGATGGAATTGTTATTGTTACATCTCCTCAAGATTTGGTTTCATTGATCGTAAAGAAAGCCTATAATATGGCTAAAGCCATGAATATTCCTATTTTAGGTGTTGTAGAAAATATGAGCTATTTAAAATGCCCTGATTGTGGGACGGAAATAAAGCTCTTTGGTGAAAGTAAAATTGATGCTATAGCAGATAATTTAGGTGTTAAGGTGCTTGGAAAGATGCCGATTGACCCGGCTGTTGCAGAATTAAGTGATAAAGGTGAAATTGAGAAGTTAAATAATGAGTATTTAGCTGAGGCTGCTAGTTTTATTGAGAAGAGCATGAATTTAAAGCGAGAGGAGAATAAGTCTATGAAAATTGCAATTGCTACAGAGGGATCTAATGTATCCGGGCATTTTGGGAAGTGCGAGAATTTTACAATAGCTGAAATTGAAAATTCGATTATAAAAAGCAAAGTTGTTGTAAATACTCAGGGAAATCAACATGGCCTCCTGCCGGGTTTTCTTGCATCTCATAATGTAAATGTGGTTATTGCTGGAGGCATGGGTGAAGGGGCAAGGCAAAATCTTGTTTCTAACGGTATTGAAATTATATCTGGGGTAAGTGGAAATATTGATGAGGCAATTGAGGCATTTTTGGATGGAAGTTTGAAATCAAATGATGTTGGCTGTTCGGGACATGAACATTCGCATGGACAAAACAATGGGGAAAGCGGCTGTAATTGTGGGCATCACTAG
- a CDS encoding glycosyl hydrolase family 8, whose translation MLRSRSMKRCILYLLTISLVLTALSFPIGKNSVKAASGGAYETNTYRNLFAEIGKSQSEIDAKLQKAFDQMFYGDDSTQRLFYPVGTDKAYIMDVGDNDVRSEGMSYGMMICVQMDKKKEFDMLWKWAKEYMYHADGQFKGFFAWQCSTSGSKMDNTPASDGEEYFATSLLFASNRWGDGTGIYNYSAEAKALLDAMLHQSDDGVGVNMFNKTEKKVVFCPTSGADAFSDPSYHLPAFYELWALWGEKDNSFWSDAASASRQFFQKATNSTTGLAPDYANFDGSPKDVSWSSGHADFRFDAWRVASNIAVDYAWWGKDSWQVTFADRIQGFFYKEGISSYGNQFTVSGSKLSSDHSPGLVAMNAVASLASTNKSNEFVEELWKVSIPSGKWRYYDGMLYMMGLLHCSGNFKIWKPDSGEILCGDINVDKAVNSIDFALLRKHLLGMSILTGNNLLAADMNKDGSVNSIDFALLRQILLGMPS comes from the coding sequence ATGTTAAGATCACGTTCAATGAAAAGATGTATTCTTTACTTACTTACTATCTCACTGGTTTTGACAGCGCTGTCATTCCCAATTGGAAAAAACAGTGTAAAAGCAGCATCGGGGGGGGCATATGAAACCAATACATATCGTAATCTTTTTGCAGAAATAGGTAAAAGCCAATCGGAAATTGATGCAAAATTGCAAAAGGCTTTTGATCAGATGTTTTATGGGGATGATTCAACACAGAGATTATTTTACCCTGTAGGAACAGATAAAGCCTACATTATGGATGTAGGTGACAATGATGTCCGCAGTGAAGGTATGTCATATGGAATGATGATTTGTGTACAAATGGACAAGAAGAAAGAATTTGATATGTTATGGAAATGGGCTAAAGAATACATGTATCACGCAGATGGCCAGTTTAAAGGCTTTTTTGCATGGCAGTGCAGTACTTCAGGAAGTAAAATGGATAATACACCGGCATCGGATGGCGAGGAATATTTCGCTACTTCTTTACTTTTTGCGTCAAACCGTTGGGGCGATGGAACCGGGATCTATAATTATAGTGCAGAAGCTAAGGCTCTTCTCGATGCAATGCTTCACCAGTCTGATGATGGCGTCGGTGTAAACATGTTCAACAAAACAGAAAAAAAGGTTGTTTTCTGTCCTACATCGGGAGCAGACGCATTTAGTGATCCATCCTATCATCTTCCTGCATTTTATGAATTGTGGGCTCTTTGGGGTGAAAAAGACAATTCTTTCTGGAGCGATGCTGCAAGTGCAAGCAGACAGTTTTTTCAGAAAGCAACCAACTCAACTACCGGATTAGCACCCGATTATGCAAATTTTGACGGCTCTCCTAAAGATGTAAGCTGGTCAAGCGGACATGCAGATTTCAGATTCGATGCTTGGCGCGTAGCTTCAAATATTGCTGTTGATTATGCATGGTGGGGAAAAGATTCATGGCAAGTAACATTCGCGGATAGAATACAGGGTTTCTTCTATAAAGAGGGCATTAGCTCATACGGAAATCAATTCACCGTAAGTGGTTCAAAACTTTCAAGCGATCATTCACCAGGACTAGTTGCTATGAATGCTGTTGCTTCTTTGGCGTCTACAAACAAATCCAATGAATTTGTTGAAGAATTGTGGAAGGTTAGTATACCAAGCGGTAAATGGAGATATTATGATGGTATGCTTTATATGATGGGATTACTTCATTGCAGTGGCAACTTCAAAATATGGAAACCTGATAGCGGAGAAATTCTATGTGGTGATATTAACGTTGACAAAGCTGTTAACTCAATTGATTTTGCTCTTTTAAGAAAACACCTTCTCGGTATGAGCATACTTACAGGAAACAATCTTCTTGCAGCAGACATGAATAAAGATGGAAGCGTTAATTCAATAGATTTTGCTCTTCTGAGGCAAATTCTTCTTGGTATGCCTTCGTGA
- a CDS encoding DUF134 domain-containing protein, with protein MPRPRKCRTIGFVPGNSCFHPQLHNQDEVVLTIDEVEAIRLSDYLEMEQDSAAESMNVSRGTFQRIINSARKKIADALVHGKIIRIDGGKYELSEPKACCRRHNNECKRYDCEKCEECEKNK; from the coding sequence ATGCCAAGGCCGAGGAAATGCAGGACGATTGGTTTTGTACCTGGCAATTCTTGTTTTCATCCGCAATTACACAATCAGGATGAAGTAGTTTTAACCATTGATGAAGTTGAAGCCATCAGGCTTTCAGACTATCTTGAAATGGAGCAGGATAGTGCCGCAGAAAGTATGAATGTATCAAGAGGTACTTTTCAGCGGATTATAAATAGCGCAAGGAAAAAAATAGCAGATGCGCTTGTCCATGGGAAGATCATTCGAATTGATGGGGGAAAATATGAACTGTCAGAACCTAAAGCCTGTTGTAGAAGGCATAATAATGAGTGCAAGCGGTATGATTGCGAAAAATGCGAAGAATGTGAAAAAAATAAATAA
- a CDS encoding 4Fe-4S binding protein: MEKVIKFFHNWAWLMLVIYCVVGMFYPLIGTAALICMLAPSIVAVFKGRMWCGNFCPRGSFNDRILSKFSLRNKVPGLLKATWFRLTFLILLMGAFAIQIVFAWGNIYEVSFVFVRMIIITTVITIILGVSYNQRTWCMICPMGTMAHYIAKLKLFAGKFRYIAFNKEKCVNCKVCTKNCPIGIDVLSHKSEGTVNDADCLKCKVCIEKCPKKSLYVA; encoded by the coding sequence ATGGAAAAGGTAATTAAGTTTTTTCATAACTGGGCATGGTTAATGCTCGTTATATATTGTGTTGTTGGAATGTTCTATCCGCTAATAGGAACAGCAGCTTTAATATGCATGCTGGCACCCTCCATTGTTGCAGTATTCAAAGGGAGGATGTGGTGTGGTAATTTCTGCCCAAGAGGGAGCTTTAATGATCGTATACTTTCAAAATTCAGTTTGAGAAATAAGGTGCCTGGGCTCTTAAAGGCAACATGGTTTAGGCTGACATTTCTTATATTGCTAATGGGAGCTTTTGCAATTCAAATAGTTTTTGCTTGGGGCAACATTTACGAAGTGTCATTTGTTTTTGTAAGAATGATTATTATAACTACTGTTATTACCATAATCCTAGGTGTTTCTTATAATCAAAGAACTTGGTGTATGATTTGCCCTATGGGCACTATGGCTCATTATATTGCGAAGTTAAAGCTTTTTGCCGGGAAATTCAGATACATTGCTTTTAACAAGGAAAAGTGTGTAAATTGCAAGGTCTGCACAAAGAATTGTCCAATTGGGATTGATGTTTTAAGCCATAAGAGTGAGGGTACAGTTAATGATGCGGACTGTTTAAAATGCAAGGTTTGTATAGAAAAGTGTCCGAAGAAATCATTGTATGTTGCTTGA
- a CDS encoding 4Fe-4S binding protein, which produces MKITVDKNLCPQNHKCPSIKVCPVGAIQQSGNGLPTIDEEKCIKCKKCVMFCPMGAIQEE; this is translated from the coding sequence ATGAAAATAACAGTTGATAAGAATTTATGTCCGCAAAATCATAAGTGTCCGTCAATTAAGGTTTGTCCCGTAGGAGCAATTCAACAAAGTGGCAATGGATTGCCAACAATTGATGAGGAAAAATGCATTAAATGCAAGAAATGTGTGATGTTCTGTCCAATGGGTGCTATTCAGGAAGAATAA
- a CDS encoding C-GCAxxG-C-C family protein, with translation MNSHTEFAISLFKEGYNCSQAVLGAYYKELDMDFETAIKLASSFGGGMGRLREVCGAVSAMFMIAGLKFGYTDPLDKSIKQKHYELIQMLSQRFKEQNGSIVCRELLGLDLQHDSPVPEARTKEYYKKRPCVEFVKCATELMDDVLKKMEIDSC, from the coding sequence TTGAATAGTCATACTGAATTTGCTATAAGCTTGTTTAAGGAAGGGTATAATTGTTCACAGGCAGTTTTAGGAGCATATTATAAGGAATTAGACATGGATTTTGAAACCGCCATTAAGCTTGCTTCATCATTCGGAGGAGGAATGGGGAGGTTAAGAGAGGTATGTGGAGCGGTTTCAGCCATGTTCATGATAGCAGGACTCAAATTTGGGTATACCGATCCTTTGGATAAATCAATAAAGCAAAAGCATTATGAGTTGATTCAAATGCTTTCACAAAGATTTAAAGAACAGAATGGTTCGATTGTATGCAGAGAGCTTTTGGGCTTGGATTTACAGCATGATAGCCCTGTACCGGAAGCAAGAACTAAAGAATATTATAAAAAACGTCCTTGCGTGGAATTTGTAAAATGTGCAACTGAATTAATGGATGATGTTTTAAAGAAAATGGAGATTGACTCATGCTAA
- a CDS encoding methyltransferase domain-containing protein, with protein MLNEIQSRYSKERDNSCNLSCGNNLDFLKISPGENILDLGCGRGNETIQAAIQTGPHGKAIGLDITQEMIDVALSNAEGIGISNIWFVKGDIENLPFDERIFDAVISNCVINHAKSKIKVYSEIFRVLKTGGRFVISDAVTKYPLPSEIKNDPEAWAQCFGGAVTEIEYLDSITSSGFKNIEILKRREYIKNGYDFISLTIMATKQGFESCFECWF; from the coding sequence ATGTTAAATGAGATTCAGTCACGATATTCAAAAGAAAGAGATAATAGTTGTAATTTAAGCTGTGGAAATAATCTCGATTTTTTAAAAATATCACCCGGTGAAAATATTCTGGACTTGGGCTGTGGAAGAGGAAATGAAACAATTCAAGCTGCTATACAGACAGGACCCCATGGCAAAGCTATAGGCCTGGATATTACACAGGAAATGATTGATGTTGCACTGTCTAATGCAGAAGGAATTGGAATTTCAAATATCTGGTTTGTAAAAGGTGATATTGAAAATCTTCCCTTTGATGAAAGGATATTTGATGCTGTTATAAGTAATTGTGTTATAAATCATGCTAAAAGTAAAATAAAGGTTTACAGTGAAATTTTTAGAGTATTAAAAACAGGAGGACGGTTTGTCATTTCCGATGCTGTTACAAAGTATCCTCTTCCCTCTGAAATCAAGAATGATCCTGAAGCCTGGGCGCAATGTTTCGGAGGAGCAGTAACCGAAATAGAATACTTGGACAGTATTACATCTTCAGGTTTTAAGAATATTGAAATTTTAAAACGCAGGGAATACATTAAAAACGGTTATGATTTTATAAGTTTAACCATAATGGCTACAAAGCAGGGTTTTGAGAGCTGCTTTGAATGTTGGTTTTAA
- a CDS encoding YeiH family protein, with translation MKRFKEMLPGLFFATALAIVATFLGKLAPIIGGPVFGIVLGILISSIWGKPKTTKQGLTFASKKILQWSIIALGGGLSLTQVYKVGVSSLYVMIFTLTTAFITAYGIGKLMRIPIKLTSLIGMGTAICGGSAIAAISPIIEAEDEEIAYSISTVFIFNVIAVLIFPPLGHLLGLTDNAFGLFAGTAINDTSSVVAAGYAFSNAAGAYATIVKLTRTTMIIPISLIFAAVVSIQKKREANKRGGEVNYSFKKIFPWFIVWFLAASLLNTVGVINGQMAGFITEVGKFFIVVALAAIGLNSDLKQMLRTGFKPMLLGLVVWASVTIVSLIVQFSSGQI, from the coding sequence ATGAAAAGATTTAAAGAAATGCTACCTGGATTGTTTTTTGCAACAGCTTTAGCAATCGTAGCAACATTTCTTGGTAAGTTGGCACCTATTATCGGAGGTCCTGTTTTCGGAATTGTATTGGGAATCTTAATCAGTAGTATATGGGGAAAACCCAAAACCACAAAGCAGGGGCTGACATTTGCCTCCAAAAAGATACTGCAATGGTCTATTATTGCGTTAGGAGGAGGCTTAAGCCTTACACAGGTTTATAAGGTAGGGGTATCCTCACTTTATGTGATGATTTTCACACTAACTACAGCTTTTATTACGGCTTATGGGATTGGAAAACTCATGAGAATTCCTATAAAGCTTACAAGCTTGATCGGCATGGGAACAGCTATCTGCGGTGGATCAGCTATAGCGGCTATTTCACCAATTATTGAAGCAGAAGATGAGGAAATTGCTTACTCAATATCAACCGTGTTTATATTCAATGTCATTGCCGTACTTATATTCCCCCCGCTAGGACACTTACTGGGGTTAACGGATAATGCATTCGGACTTTTTGCCGGAACAGCTATCAATGATACTTCATCCGTTGTAGCAGCAGGCTATGCTTTCAGTAATGCAGCAGGTGCTTATGCTACCATTGTCAAACTGACAAGAACTACTATGATTATTCCTATTTCGTTGATATTCGCGGCAGTAGTGTCAATTCAGAAAAAAAGGGAAGCAAATAAGAGAGGCGGGGAAGTTAATTATAGCTTCAAAAAGATATTTCCATGGTTTATTGTGTGGTTTCTGGCAGCATCGCTTTTAAACACCGTTGGAGTTATAAATGGACAGATGGCTGGTTTTATCACAGAAGTCGGCAAATTTTTTATTGTTGTAGCATTAGCGGCTATAGGGCTTAATTCTGATTTGAAACAAATGCTCCGAACCGGCTTCAAACCAATGTTGTTGGGGTTGGTTGTATGGGCAAGTGTAACTATTGTAAGTCTTATTGTACAATTCTCTTCAGGGCAAATTTAA